The following is a genomic window from Actinomadura sp. WMMB 499.
TTGTCCTGCGACAGCGGACGGAACGTCGCGTCCACGTAGTCGACCAGCGCGGGCACCGACAGCCGCTGTGGGTGCAGCTCCATCTTCCCGGCCTCGACCTTCGCCAGGTCCAAGATGTCGTTGATCAGCGTCAGCAGGTCCGTGCCCGAGTCGTAGATCGTCTGGGAGAACTCCACCTGCTTGTCGGTCAGGTTGCCGCCCTGGTTCTCCGACAGCAGCTTGGCCAGCACCAGCAGGCTGTTCAGCGGCGTGCGCAGCTCGTGCGACATGTTCGCCAGGAACTCCGACTTGTACCGCGACGAGATCGCCAACTGCTCGGCGCGCTCCTCCAGCGTCCGCCTCGCCTGCTCGATCTGGTAGTTCTGGATCTCGATCGCGCGGTTCTGCTGCGCCAGCAGCGCGGCCTTCTCCTCCAGCTCGGTGTTGGAGTGCCGCAGCTCCGCCTGCTGCCGCTGCAGCTCGTCCGACCGCTCCTGCAGCTCGCCCGCCAGCCGCTGCGACTCCGCCAGCAGCGCCTCGGTCCGGGTGTTGGCGCTGATCGTGTTCAGCGTCACCCCGATCGTCTCGATCAGCTGGCTGAAGAACGCCAGGTGGACGTCGGTGAACCGGCCGAACGAGGCCAGCTCGATCGCGCCGAGCACCGTCCCCTCGAACACGATCGGCAGCACGATGATGTTGACCGGCGACGCCTCGCCCAGCCCGGAACCGATCTTGACGTAGTCGGCGGGCGCCTCGGAGATCAGCAGCGGCCGCCGCTCCTGCGCCGCCTGCCCGACCAGCCCCTCCCCGAACGCGAACCGGACCGAGCCCCGCTGCGTTCGCCGCCGCGTCCCGTACCCGGCGATCAGCGCCAGCTCGGTCTCCTCGCCGGCGGGTTCCGCGAGGTAGAACGCGCCGTACTGCGCGCTCGCCGTCGGCGTCAGCTCCCGGATGATCAGGTCGGCGACCTGCAGCAGGTCCCGGTGGCCCTGCATCATCCCGCCGATCCGCGCGAGGTTGGACTTCAGCCAGTCCTGCTGGTCGTTCGCGCGCGTCGTCTCGCGCAGCGTCGCCACCATCAGGTTGACGTTGTCGCTCAGCAGGGCCACCTCGCCGCGCGCCTCCACGGTGATGGTGCGGGTCAGGTCGCCCTCGGCGACCGCGCTCGCGACCTCGCCGATCGCCCGGACCTGCGTGGTCAGGTTGCGGGCCAGCTCGTTGACGCTCTCGGTCAGCCGCTTCCAGGTGCCCGAGACGCCCTCGACCTCGGCCTGCCCGCCCAGGCGCCCCTCGCTGCCGACCTCGCGGGCGACGCGGGTGACCTCCGACGCGAACGACGACAGCGTGTCGACCATCGTGTTCAGCGTCGTCTTCAGCTCGAGGATCTCGCCCTGCGCGTCGACGTCGATGCGGCGCCGCAGGTCGCCGTGCGCCACGGCCGTCGCGACCTGGGCGATGTTGCGGACCTGGTAGGTCAGGTTCGACGCCATCCCGTTGACGTTGTCGGTGAGGTCCTTCCACATGCCGCCCGCGCCCGGCACGATGGCCTGGCCGCCCAGGCGCCCCTCGGTGCCGACCTCGCGGGCGACGCGGCTGACCTCGTCCGCGAAGGCCGACAGCGTGTCGACCATCGTGTTCAGCGTGTCCTTGAGCTGCAGGATCTCGCCCTGCGCGTCGACCTCGATCCGGCGGGTCAGGTCGCCCTGCGCCACCGCCGTCGTCACCTTGGCGATCCCGCGGACCTGCATGGTGAGGTTGTTCGCCATGCCGTTGACGTTGTCGGTGAGGTCCTTCCAGACGCCGCTCACGCCCGGGACCCGCGCCTGGCCGCCGAGGCGTCCTTCGGTGCCGACCTCGCGGGCGACGCGGGTCACCTCGTCGGCGAAGGCCGACAGCGTGTCGACCATCGTGTTGACGGTGTCCTTCAGCTCCAGGATCTCGCCCTGGGCGTCGACGGTGATCTTCTTGCCCAGGTCGCCCTGGGCGACGGCCGTGGTGACCTGGGCGATGTTGCGCACCTGGAACGTCAGGTTGGACGCCATGCCGTTGACGTTGTTCGTCAGGTCCTTCCAGACGCCGCTCACGCCCGGCATCCGCGCCTGGCCGCCGAGGCGTCCTTCGGTGCCGACCTCGCGGGCGACGCGGGTCACCTCCGACGCGAACGCCGACAGCGTGTCCACCATCTGGTTCACCGTCAGCTTCAGCTGCAGGATCTCGCCCTGGGCGTCGACGGTGATCTTCTTGCCCAGGTCGCCCTCGGCGACGGCCGTGGTCACCTGCGCGATGTTGCGCACCTGGTAGGTCAGGTTGTTCGCCATCGCGTTGACGTTGTCGGTGAGGTTCTTCCAGACGCCGCTGACGCCCTGGACGCGCGCCTGGCCGCCCAGCTGGCCCTCCGTGCCGACCTCGCGGGCGACGCGGGTCACCTCGTCGGCGAACCTCGACAGCTGGTCCACCATCGTGTTCACGGTGAGCTTGAGCTCCTGCAGCTCGCCCGTCGCCTCGACCGTGACCTTGCGGGTCAGATCGCCCTTGGCCACCGCCGTGGTGACCTCCGCGATGTCGCGGACCTGCGCCGTCAGTCGCCCCGCCATCGCGTTCACCGACGCCGTGACGTCCCGCCACCGGCCGGTCATGCCGCGCGACGGGGCCTGCCCGCCGAGGCGTCCCTCGGTGCCGACCTCCCGGGCGAACTGCGTGACCTCCCAGGTGAACTGGTCGAGCAGCTCGACCATGCCGTTCACCGAGCGCGCCATGCGCAGCAGCTCGCCGCGCATCGGCCGTCCGGCGACGCGCAGTTCGACCCGCCGGCTCAGGTCACCGGCGGCGACGGCCTCCACCACCCGGTGCATCCCGGTGGACAGGTCCGTCAGCATGCCGATGATCGCGTTGGCGTCCTCCACGCCCGCCGCCCACGACCCCTTCAGCGCCCCCTGCGACAGCCGCCCGCCCAGCCGGCCCTCCCGGCCGATCTCCCGGCGCACTCCGGCCAGCCCCGAGGTCAGCTCCTCGCCGTTCTGGCGGATCTCCTCCAGCAGCGCTCCGGCCGCTGCCACGGCGCCCTCGCCGGGCACGTCCAGTTCGGCCTTGGCCTTCCCGTCGCGCACGGCGACCAGCGCCTTGAGCAGGGGAGCGAGGTCGGCGTCGCTGTAACGCGGCGTTGTGTCGCGCGACCCGCCGGGGCGGGCGCGAGACGCGGTACGCGGCATGTCGTTCATCCTCCTGGCCCGCGTTCGGCGGGTACCGGACACCACTGGGTTTCCTTATCCGGGCCTTGTCTCCCGGCCGCTGTCCGCGGCCTCCAGGCCGCATCTGTACTCTACGTTGCCGAGCGCCGCGGAGCCCGAATCACACTCTGCCGGTCAATGGCCGGTAACGACACCGCATCCGTGCACGTAGTCTTCGTGTTACGGTCTGTTCCTGTTGTGGCGGAGGCCCTGTTCTCCCCGACCCGGAGGTGCGGTGCGGCCCCGGCGCGCGGCTCTTCTGGCCGGGCGGTCGGCCAGTCTGTCACGATAACCAGACCGGGGTAGTGGACGCTTCGAACGAGGGACGACAGTTGGATCGGCAGACGGCGTCGGCCACCTTCCCGTCCGCCGCGGCGGCCGTTGCGGACGCGCGCCGCTTCGTCCGGAAGGTGCTCGCCGACTGGGGCATGGACGAGATCTCCGACGACGCGATCCTGGCGACCAGCGAGCTGGCCACCAACGCGATCGCCTACGCCGGGACCTCCTTCGAGGTCACTTGCCGGCTGGAGGGCGCCGACGTCGAGATCGAGGTCCGCGACCGGCACCCCACCCGCGGCATCGAGATGCCGGGCGTCACCGCCTCCAGCGGCCGAGGCCTCCCGTCCATCGCCACCCTCGCCGACTCGTGGGGCGTCTCCTATGACCGCCGCACCAAGGGCGTGTGGTTCCGCCTCCCGCGTCCGGGCGCCGAGGCCGAGGCCGAGCAGGGGCACGCGGACGAGCGGACGAGCGCCGCGGACGACACGGACGACACGGGCGGCCACGAGACGGAGCGCGGCCCCGAGCGCGCCGGGAGCGCGCACGCCGGGAGCGCGGCGCCGGCCGGAGCCGCTACGGCCGGCGAAACCGCGGTTCTGCCCGACGGCATCACCGCGGACCGGCCCGCCCCGTCCCAGAACGGTGCGGGAGCCCTGCGCGAGCGCCTGCGCGAACGCGCCGCCGCGCAGGCCCCCGAGGCCGACCCGGCGGCCGACGCCGCGCGGGCCGTGGACGCGCGCGTCGCCGGCGAGGGCGCCGGAGAGGTGCCGGCGGACGGCGCCCGCCTGCTGCGCTCCCCGGCGGCCGTCGAGTCCATGCAGGACGGGGTCGCCGCCGTCCGGGAGATGCTCGGTGCCGAGGGCTCCGCCATCCTGCTGACCGAGCGCGACGGGCGGTTCATCATGGGCGCCTCCAGCGGCACCGCCGCGGAGCTGCCCCTGGGCGAGCTGTCGGTCGCCGGGCTCGCCCCCGCCGTCCGCGCCGGATCCCACTGGGTCGCCGCGGACGCCGCCGACCCGATCGCCGTCGCCCTGCGGGCCCGCTCGGTCACGGCGGCGCCGCTGGAATCCCAGGGCCGCCTCACCGGGCTGCTCGTCGCCGTCTCCTCGTCCGCCGGCGGCTTCACCGAGAGCGACGCCGTCCGGACCGGCCGCCTCGCCGAGGAACTGTCGCTGTCCCTGGAGAAGGCCAGGGTCGGGGAACTGGAACGGTCCTGGCGCGGCTGGCTCAGCTTCGTCGCCGAAGCCAGCGACCTGCTCGCCGGCACCCTCGACCAGGAACGCACGATGGCGCTCGTCGCGCAGCTCGTCGTGCCCCGGCTCGCGACCTGGTGCGCCGTCTACACCGACGCCGAGGCCGAGCCCGCCCGGCTCGCCTACGTCTGGCACGCCGACGAGAACCTCGCCGACGGCCTGCGCGCCCTCCTCGACCAGGCCGGGCCCGCCCCGGCCACGGACGCCCCCGGCCCCTGGCACGGCTTCGCCGACGCGCCCGCCGACGTCCGCGCCGCCGCCGGCGACACCGCCGCCGACCAGGTCTACGCGTTCCCGCTCATCGCCCGGGGGCGGCGCACCGGCACCATCGTCATCGGCCGCCCCGCCGGGGACCGTTTCGCCCGCAGCGCCATCGAACTCGCCGAGGAGCTCAGCCGCCGCGCGGCGCTCGCCGTCGACAACGCGCGCCTGTTCTCCGCCCAGACCGCGATGAGCAGCGCGTTGCAGCGCAGCCTCCTGCCGCCCGCGATCCCCGAGATCCCCGGCCTCGAGGTCGCCGTGGTGTACGAGCCCGCGGGGGAGGGCAGCGAGGTCGGCGGCGACTTCTACGACGTCTTCGAGAGCGGCCCCGGGACCGGCGGCCCCGCGCTGGAGGAGAACGCGCCCGGACGCTGGCGGTTCGCGATCGGCGACGTGTGCGGCACCGGACCGGAGGCCGCCGCCGTCACCGGTCTGGCCCGGCACGCGCTGCGGATCCTCGCCGCCGAGGAGATGTCCGTCCCCGACGTGCTCGGCCGGCTCAACCGCCTCATCCTCGGCGAGGGGGAGCGCGGGCGGCTGCTCACCCTGCTGCACGGCGAGATCACCGCCCGCCGCGCCCGCGACGGCGTGACCATCCGGCTGTCCAGCGCCGGGCACCCGCCGCCGCTGATCCTCGACCCGCGCGGCGACGTGCGCGAAGCCGCCTCCGCGCAGCCGTTGCTGGGGGTGTTCGACGATGTCGACTTCACTACCGATACGGTCGAACTCCGTCGCGGGGAGGTGCTGCTGTGCGTGACCGACGGCGTCACCGAACGGCGTTCCGGCGGACGGCTGCTCGGTGACGGCAACGGGCTCGAGCGGCTGCTGGCCGGCTGCACGGGGCTCAGCGCGGGAGCCGTCGCCGCCCGCATCCAGCGTGCGGTGCGCGACTTCGGCCCCGAGCCGTCGAACGACGACGTTGCCCTGATAGTTCTGCGGGCGTCATGATGGAGACCAACGATCGGTAAGGTGGGGTGGCGTGGGGCTTGCCTTGCACACGACTCGACAGGACGGCCGCGCGACGATCACGGCGCGCGGTTCCATCGACCTGAACTCCTCGGACGAGCTGCGCTCTCGGCTGACCGAGCTCGTCGACGCGGGCGAGCGGGCGGTCGTGGTCGATCTCACCGCGGTCGACTTCTGCGACTCGTCCGGCCTCAACGTTCTCGTCCGCGCGTACAAGCACGCGCGCGCAGAACGCCAAGCTCACCGTCACGGGCGCCTACGGCCGGGTCGAGAACGTGCTGCGCACCACCGGCCTCGACCGGTTCCTCATGGAGGACGCGGCGGAGGAGACGGCGTCCGACGGCGGACGCTGACCGGTGCACCGCGGACGGCGCATCGCAGACCGGCACACGGGAGTTCGGGACATGACGGAGCGGGACCCGATGCAGAACGGCGAGCGGGCGGAGTGACCGACCCGATGACCGAGACCACGCTGCGCGCGGCGCCGCAGACCGAGGCGGTCGAGTACGCGCGCCGCCTCGCCGCCCGCACGATGCGCACCTGGGCCCTCATGGAACGCGAGGAGCTCGTGACCGCGATCGTGGCCGAGCTGGTGGCCAACGCCGTCCGGCACGCGGGGACGGCGCTGGAGCTGCGCCTGCTGCGCGGCACCGGCCGCGTCCGCGTCGAGGTCCGCGACCGCGCCGCCCAGCTGCCCCGCCTCACCGTCCCCGGCCCGCTGGACGAGTCGCACCGGGGCCTCTTCATCGTCGACCGCTTCGCCACCTCCTGGGGGGCCGACCCGGTCACCGGCGGGAAGGTCGTCTGGGCCGAGGTCAGCATCTGACGGGCGGCGCCCCGAGCCCGGAGGTCCGGGCGTCCGCCGTCCGCACATCCGTCCGCAACGGCAATGCCCGGCCGTTCCCGGGGAACGGCCGGGCACGCGCCCGCTTCGTCCTCAGACGGACTTGCGGTACAACTCCGCCACCATGAACGCCAGGTCCAGCGACTGCCCGCGGTTCAGGCGCGGGTCGCAGGCCGTCTCGTACCGCTGGTGCAGATCCTCCTCCACCAGCCCGTGCCCGCCGCCGACGCACTCGGTGACGTCGTCGCCGGTGAACTCGATGTGGATCCCGCCGGGATGGGTGCCGAGCGCCCGGTGCACCTCGAAGAAGCCCGCGACCTCGTCCAGGACGTCGTCCAGCCGGCGCGTCTTGTGCCCGCTCGGCGCCTCGAACGTGTTGCCGTGCATCGGGTCGCACACCCACGCCACCGGCGCGCCGCTCCGGTGCACCTTCTCGATCAGCGGCGGCAGCGCGTCCCTGATCTTGCCCGCGCCCATCCGGGTGACGAACGTCAGCCGGCCCGGCTCGCCGTCCGGGTTCAGCCTGTCGATCAGCGCCAGCGCGTCGTCGGCCGTCGTCGTCGGCCCCAGCTTCACCCCGATCGGGTTGCTGATGTGCCGCAAGAACTCCACGTGCGCCCCGTCCAGCTGCCGGGTCCGCTCACCGATCCACAGGAAGTGCGCAGACACGTCGTAGGGGTGGCCGCTCAGGCTGTCGATCCGGGTCAGCGCCCGCTCGTACTCGAGCAGCAGCGCCTCGTGGCTGGAGTAGAACTCCACGCTGTGGAACTCGTCGGGGTTCACCCCGCACGCCTTCATGAACGTCAGCGCTCGGTCGATCTCGCCCGCCAGCCGCTCGTAACTGCGTCCCGCGGGGCTCTGCTGGACGAAGTCGCGGTTCCAGGTGTGCACCTGCCGAAGGTCGGCGTACCCGCCCTTGGTGAACGCCCGGCACAGGTTCAGCGTCACCGCCGAGCAGTGGTAGGCCTTCAGCAGCCGCTGCGGATCGTTGCGGCGCGACTCGGCGTCGAACGCGAGCCCGTTGACGGCGTCCCCCCGGTACGCGGGCAGCTCCACGCCGTCGCGCGCCTCGACGGGCTTGGACCGCGGCTTGGCGTACTGCCCCGCCATCCGGCCGATCTTCACGACCGGGACGCTGGCGGCGTAGGTGAGCACGACCGCCATCTGCAGCAGGGTCTTCAGCTTGTTCTTGACGGCGTCGGCGTTCGCCCCGTCGAACGTCTCCGCGCAGTCGCCGCCCTGCAGGACGAACGCCTCCCCGCGCGCCACGTCCGCGAGCCGGTCCTTCAGCTGGTCGCACTCACCGGCGAAGACGAGCGGGGGCTGTGCGGCGAGCTCGGCGGCGACCGCCCGGACCTCGTCCGGATCGTCCCATTCGGGTTGCTGGAGAGCGGGGAGGGTGCGCCATGCGTCCAGATCCCCGGAGGCGGTGGAAGTACTCACGATTAAAGGCTATGGCACGGTCCGGCGCGGCGGTGCCATAGCCCGAGACGGACGGCGCCGAGCAGCCCGCAACACGAACCGGGCGGCCCCTTCGCGGGACCGCCCGGCGGTGAAGTGATCGGACCGTCGCGCGGGGGGTTCTCGGCCGCCGCTCACGCGGCACGGCTGCCGGCGCCGGCCCGGACGGGTCCGTCCGCCGCGGGCTGCGCGCCCGCCAAAGCCCGGCGTCCGCTCAGGTCGGTCTCGCTCGCCAGCTGCCGCAGGCGCCGCAGCGACCGGTCCGTGATCTGCCGGACCCGGTTGTGACTCAGGCCGTAGCGGGCGCCGATCTGCGCGTACGACATCGGCTGGCCGCTGTCCATCCCGAAACGGGCCCGCAGGATCGCGGCCTCCCGCTCCGGCAGCCGGTCCAGCAGCCGGCCGAGGCCCTCGACGTCGTCCAGCGCGAGGATCTCCGCTTCGGGCGTCACGGCGTCGGGGTCCTCCAGCAGGTCGCCCATCGGCGTCTCGCCGGCATCGTCGACGGTCGCGTCCAGGCTCGCCGGATCCCGCCGCCAGCGCAGCAGTTCGTCCACGTGCTCGGCGTCGGCCCCCACGGCCCCGGCGAGTTCCTCCCGGGTCGGTTCGCGGCCCAGCTCGCGGCCCAGCTGCCGCTCGGCGCGCCGCAGCCGGGAAAGCTCCTCCTCCACGTGGACGGGCAGCCGGATCGTGCGGGCCGTGTGACTCAGCCCGCGCCCGATCGCCTGCCTGATCCACCACGTCGCGTACGTGGAGAACTTGAAACCGCGGCGGTAGTCGAACTTCTCCACCGCCCGCATCAGTCCCAGGTTCCCCTCCTGGATGAGGTCGATGAGGGGCAACGAGTCGGTCGGGTACTTGCGGGCGATCGAGACCACGAGGCGCAGATTGGCCTCGACGAAGCGCTGCTTGGCGTGCAGCCCCGCCGCGGTCAGCTCCTCCAGCTCCTCGCGGGACG
Proteins encoded in this region:
- a CDS encoding HAMP domain-containing protein, encoding MPRTASRARPGGSRDTTPRYSDADLAPLLKALVAVRDGKAKAELDVPGEGAVAAAGALLEEIRQNGEELTSGLAGVRREIGREGRLGGRLSQGALKGSWAAGVEDANAIIGMLTDLSTGMHRVVEAVAAGDLSRRVELRVAGRPMRGELLRMARSVNGMVELLDQFTWEVTQFAREVGTEGRLGGQAPSRGMTGRWRDVTASVNAMAGRLTAQVRDIAEVTTAVAKGDLTRKVTVEATGELQELKLTVNTMVDQLSRFADEVTRVAREVGTEGQLGGQARVQGVSGVWKNLTDNVNAMANNLTYQVRNIAQVTTAVAEGDLGKKITVDAQGEILQLKLTVNQMVDTLSAFASEVTRVAREVGTEGRLGGQARMPGVSGVWKDLTNNVNGMASNLTFQVRNIAQVTTAVAQGDLGKKITVDAQGEILELKDTVNTMVDTLSAFADEVTRVAREVGTEGRLGGQARVPGVSGVWKDLTDNVNGMANNLTMQVRGIAKVTTAVAQGDLTRRIEVDAQGEILQLKDTLNTMVDTLSAFADEVSRVAREVGTEGRLGGQAIVPGAGGMWKDLTDNVNGMASNLTYQVRNIAQVATAVAHGDLRRRIDVDAQGEILELKTTLNTMVDTLSSFASEVTRVAREVGSEGRLGGQAEVEGVSGTWKRLTESVNELARNLTTQVRAIGEVASAVAEGDLTRTITVEARGEVALLSDNVNLMVATLRETTRANDQQDWLKSNLARIGGMMQGHRDLLQVADLIIRELTPTASAQYGAFYLAEPAGEETELALIAGYGTRRRTQRGSVRFAFGEGLVGQAAQERRPLLISEAPADYVKIGSGLGEASPVNIIVLPIVFEGTVLGAIELASFGRFTDVHLAFFSQLIETIGVTLNTISANTRTEALLAESQRLAGELQERSDELQRQQAELRHSNTELEEKAALLAQQNRAIEIQNYQIEQARRTLEERAEQLAISSRYKSEFLANMSHELRTPLNSLLVLAKLLSENQGGNLTDKQVEFSQTIYDSGTDLLTLINDILDLAKVEAGKMELHPQRLSVPALVDYVDATFRPLSQDKGLQFGVEVAPDVPGTLFTDEQRLQQVLRNLLSNAVKFTAEGEVRLLIERAGDIDFTLPALWNTPDVIAFRVIDTGIGVSADKLQVIFEAFQQADGTTSRRYGGTGLGLSISRNIARLLGGEIHAESKPGHGSVFTLYLPAQYSESEGRRRAPQDDAVAAPDVPAIAPVADTSVTADGTAGVSEHPAPPPEDVRRGEPRPVRGRRPEPEPSVNGTLEEPPADFLDTVLSGRKVLIVDDDVRNVFALTSVLEGYGMDVLYAEDGQAGIDLLHRNPDVALVLMDVMMPGLDGYATTSAIRQMPQFAELPIIVITAKVMKGDREKSLEAGASDYVPKPVDVDHLLDVMRNWLQPSIVR
- a CDS encoding SpoIIE family protein phosphatase is translated as MDRQTASATFPSAAAAVADARRFVRKVLADWGMDEISDDAILATSELATNAIAYAGTSFEVTCRLEGADVEIEVRDRHPTRGIEMPGVTASSGRGLPSIATLADSWGVSYDRRTKGVWFRLPRPGAEAEAEQGHADERTSAADDTDDTGGHETERGPERAGSAHAGSAAPAGAATAGETAVLPDGITADRPAPSQNGAGALRERLRERAAAQAPEADPAADAARAVDARVAGEGAGEVPADGARLLRSPAAVESMQDGVAAVREMLGAEGSAILLTERDGRFIMGASSGTAAELPLGELSVAGLAPAVRAGSHWVAADAADPIAVALRARSVTAAPLESQGRLTGLLVAVSSSAGGFTESDAVRTGRLAEELSLSLEKARVGELERSWRGWLSFVAEASDLLAGTLDQERTMALVAQLVVPRLATWCAVYTDAEAEPARLAYVWHADENLADGLRALLDQAGPAPATDAPGPWHGFADAPADVRAAAGDTAADQVYAFPLIARGRRTGTIVIGRPAGDRFARSAIELAEELSRRAALAVDNARLFSAQTAMSSALQRSLLPPAIPEIPGLEVAVVYEPAGEGSEVGGDFYDVFESGPGTGGPALEENAPGRWRFAIGDVCGTGPEAAAVTGLARHALRILAAEEMSVPDVLGRLNRLILGEGERGRLLTLLHGEITARRARDGVTIRLSSAGHPPPLILDPRGDVREAASAQPLLGVFDDVDFTTDTVELRRGEVLLCVTDGVTERRSGGRLLGDGNGLERLLAGCTGLSAGAVAARIQRAVRDFGPEPSNDDVALIVLRAS
- a CDS encoding ATP-binding protein — its product is MTETTLRAAPQTEAVEYARRLAARTMRTWALMEREELVTAIVAELVANAVRHAGTALELRLLRGTGRVRVEVRDRAAQLPRLTVPGPLDESHRGLFIVDRFATSWGADPVTGGKVVWAEVSI
- a CDS encoding class II 3-deoxy-7-phosphoheptulonate synthase translates to MSTSTASGDLDAWRTLPALQQPEWDDPDEVRAVAAELAAQPPLVFAGECDQLKDRLADVARGEAFVLQGGDCAETFDGANADAVKNKLKTLLQMAVVLTYAASVPVVKIGRMAGQYAKPRSKPVEARDGVELPAYRGDAVNGLAFDAESRRNDPQRLLKAYHCSAVTLNLCRAFTKGGYADLRQVHTWNRDFVQQSPAGRSYERLAGEIDRALTFMKACGVNPDEFHSVEFYSSHEALLLEYERALTRIDSLSGHPYDVSAHFLWIGERTRQLDGAHVEFLRHISNPIGVKLGPTTTADDALALIDRLNPDGEPGRLTFVTRMGAGKIRDALPPLIEKVHRSGAPVAWVCDPMHGNTFEAPSGHKTRRLDDVLDEVAGFFEVHRALGTHPGGIHIEFTGDDVTECVGGGHGLVEEDLHQRYETACDPRLNRGQSLDLAFMVAELYRKSV
- a CDS encoding RNA polymerase sigma factor RpoD/SigA, with product MAATRTKGDRVDVTDKDLVGAYLDRIGRTPLLDAEEEVDLAKAIEGGLYAEQLLEEGNVPEGASREELEELTAAGLHAKQRFVEANLRLVVSIARKYPTDSLPLIDLIQEGNLGLMRAVEKFDYRRGFKFSTYATWWIRQAIGRGLSHTARTIRLPVHVEEELSRLRRAERQLGRELGREPTREELAGAVGADAEHVDELLRWRRDPASLDATVDDAGETPMGDLLEDPDAVTPEAEILALDDVEGLGRLLDRLPEREAAILRARFGMDSGQPMSYAQIGARYGLSHNRVRQITDRSLRRLRQLASETDLSGRRALAGAQPAADGPVRAGAGSRAA